The DNA sequence ACGACTTCAACTATTCCTCCAAGACCGATAGCATCTTCACCAGCAAATGGAATGATGACTATCACAACGGCTGGAATGGTCCCGGCTTGACGCATTTTGATCCCAATCAGTCCGAAATCACAGGCGGCAACTTGGTCATCATGGCAGCCAGACGCCCGAATACAAACAAAGTCAACTGTGGGGTGATCACCTCCAAGACGCAGGTGCAATATCCTGTTTACACGGAAGCCCGCATCAAAGTCAGTAGCTTGGTGCTCTCTTCCAACTTCTGGATGCTCAGTCAAGACGACACGCGTGAGATTGATGTGATCGAGGTATACGGCAGCGACCGTCCTGACCAGAGTTGGTTTGCCTCGCACATGTCCACCAATTATCACATATTCGAGCGGACCTCTACCCAGATTCTCAACGATTTCAGCAATCAGCAGCACCATGCATTGCCCGGCAACGAGCCTTGGAGAAATGATTTCCACACCTTCGGCGTGTATTGGAAGAGCCCCACGGAGATCACCTTCTATATCGACGGACAGGAGAAAAACACCTTCACGGAACAGAACATGGAAACCTATGACGGCAATTACATCGACCGTCCCATGTTCATGATCATCGACACCGAAGATCACGATTGGCGATCCAATCCCTCAAATGGTAACCCCCTTGTAGTGGCCACTGACGCAGAATTGGCAGATACCACCAAAAACAAGATGTTGGTGGACTGGGTACGCACCTATCGTCCCGTATCCGCTACAGGACTAGAAGATCATTTGCTTCCGGAGATTCAGCATATTGTCCTCTATCCAAATCCTGCGGGGAATATGCTGGCGATCTCAGGACTTGAGAATCAGCCCTATGAATTGATCGTTCAAGGTATTCATGGGCAGGAGTTTCTTCAATCTAAATGGCTGCCAAATGATCCCAGACAGCTTGATATCAGTAGTTTGCCATCAGGTCTTTACTTGCTCACCTTGAAAAGAGATGGTCTTCAGGCTACACTGAGGTTTTCCAAAATGGGAGCTTGATCTTTGGAGGAAAGAGATTTCATCTGGATTCCAGAATTTATTTTAGGCAAAATTTGGTGGATCATGAGAACTAGATAATGGTGGGCGTATCCCGCCGTGTAGGGCGTGTTGGGCTCTTCCAAGCAGGGAGAGCCGGCGGGTCGGGCCCTTCCAGACTCGGCTAGCGCCTCGGTCCCTCCGCGAGCTTCGGGACGCTCCTGATAGTCGCCCTTTCAGGCCCCTTACGCCGCGCAAGCCATCCGCACCTGGGTGAATGATGACCCGCTACAATAGGTAGCCTTCATGGCTGTGAGTCCAGACCGATCCATAGAAAAATCAGACGGGTCGCCATCTTTTTTGGCGACCCGTCTGAATGAATGATCATAGAAGAAGGGACATTGTCTAGACCTTCTTGGACAATAACTGGCTCGGACGTTCCACCAACTTCCAAACGATGTAGGCTGTAATGGTGGCAAGGATCACTCCCACAGTTATGACCAGAAATTTCTCCCAAGCTTCTGTAGTTCTATGAGACATGAAATTTATGAATCGAGCGCCTATCAGTGAGTGAAATAGATACAGTGAATAGGAAATCTTTCCGAAGAACCTACCTCCCTTGGTGGTGAGGTAAGGGAAGAAATGAATGACGGCTATTGCAACCGTAGCCAAACCTATATCTACCCATTCAATTTTGGAAACAGTCAAGCACATGACTATACTGAGGATACCCGCTGCCAGAAATTCCCGCAAAGAAAAATGCTTGGTAAGGAACATGGCATAAAAAATCCCCAATCCGAAGTAGGGAGCCCATCGTGGAAAAAAGGAAACCTTTACTGGGAATATCAGCGGGATCCCAATGACGATGAGGGCAAATAGCCACTTGAGGACAGGTTTCTTGCTCATCACCAAAGGAAATAAGATGGCAAGAAATAGATAGTATTGGAATTCGATAGAGAGGGTCCAATATACCGGTAATACCCATTTTGCATCTGAAACGAAGGGTACTAAATATCCAAAGTGGAGAAATATATCGCGAAGGGAAGGGGAGAGGTCGACCTGAACGGCAGATGGGAAATAATTCCGGGCAAAAAGGAACAAGATTCCAAGTGCCAATGAGACCAAAAATGGGGGCTCAATCCGAGCAAATCGCCTTAAAAGGAACTTCCCGATCTTGGGTAGCTGATAGGAAGCTTTGATCATCGATAGCGGAATGACAATCCCTGATATGATAAAGAATAGCTGAACTCCCTTTCTCCCAAAATGGAAAATGTCTAGCACCCACTCAGTTTGGATGTAGTCAGTGGTGGTATACACAAAGTGATAAAGTACTACAGAAAGAGCGGCAATACCCCGAAAGTCGTGAATGACGGGGATTTCAAAGGATTTTTTTTCCAGAGACATAAGGGCCGAGATAGTTAGCGGGTGGTGATGACGCGATTTTTCGAATCAGGCGATCTGAATAAATTAAGCACCGCGATGTAGATTTTAATTATGGGGCAATATATAAAATCCTTGAATACATTAAGGATCCGAAAAGTATAAAATCCAAGAAGGGAGACCTTCACTAATCGGTTGGAAAGAAGGATGCCTTATTGGGTTTTAGGAGTTTTTTGGCTTGAGTACCAAGTGTGTGATTGGTTACTTCCCCAAAAGGGAAGCTCATGAAGGAAAAATCCGCTTTGTATGTATCGGTCATGTTCGCCTCGCTGTTTGCTGTGATGGGAGTTGTATTCGGCATTGCCATCCAATCCAGCATGGTGATGTTCGATGGCATTTACTCTTCCATCAGCGTCGTGCTGTCGATCCTATCGGTGGTGGTATTGGGGATTGTGGTCTCAAGCGAAGAAGATGAAGCCTTTCCATTCGGCAAGTGGCATTTCGAGCCTGCGCTCGTGGTGTTCAAGTCGCTGGTGATTGTAGGGTTGTGCCTCTATTCGATGTCCCAAGCGATTTCCGATCTGCTCAGCGGAGGAAACGAAGTCGATGCCGGATGGGCGATGCTCTATGCAGGAGTTTCGACAGCCCTTTGTCTAGCGGTATTTCTTTATCTCAAGTTCCAAAACCGGAAGCTCAATTCCAGTTTACTCAAAGCCGAGACTGATCAATGGCTAGGGGACACCCTCCTGAGTTTGGGGGTAATGATCGGATTTGGCGTTTCCCTCGCAATGCGTGGGACTCCTTGGGAGGGGCTGATCCCCTATACAGATCCCTTCATGGTCATAGTGGCTTCCCTACTTTTTATTTCCTTTCCGATGGGTTCTCTGCTGCAGGGATTCCGTCAATTGCTTTTTTTCCGAACGGATCGTCAATTGTCCGGCAAGGTCAAAGACCAAATCGCTCAGATTGCAGAAGAAATGAAAGCCTCCTACAAAATTCACCTCGTCAAGATCGGTCGCGAAACTTTTCTAGAGGTGAATTTCAAGGTTGCCGATCGCTCCTTTTCTGTGAGGGAAATGGATCAGCTCCGGTCACAAATTGCAGCGGGAATAGAAGGGGATCTATGGTTGAATATGAGCATCACATCCGAGCAAAAGTGGATGTGAGAAGGCGATTTGTCGGGATAGTTCCTCCCGAGGGATAATAAAATGATAATTTCAGGGTGTCAAACTTCAAACTTTTCGAATGAGGGATTATCCATTTTTCCAAGTCTTCGGCATCATTCAATCATCGAAATTTCATGACCTTTACCCGTAAAAATCGACAGTCTTGGTTCTTCCTTTTTCTCCCTGTTTTGGCAGGAGCAATCGGGTTGGCCTATGTGAGCTATCTTTCCCCTTCACGGTCTTATCAATTTTTCGGAATCGGATTTGGGGGTTGGTTGGCTTGGTCCAGTATCCAGACGATGTGGTTCACCCGCAAGCAGATTTACCAAATTGAATTTTTGCCGGAGGAAGTGAAAATCGAATTGCTCACTGGGAAGCGACTCTCGATTCCCAATGAGGAGTTCCGCTATGGACTGGAGTTCAAGAAGCGATTTCAGCCCGTTCGCCGCATCCAGATCCTCCAAAAAAAGCACAAGAGGTTGGCATCTGCCAAGACGATTGGTACGCTGAGGGTCCGAGACTGGGACGGACAAATGCTCGACATGGCCAGATACCTCGTAAATAGCTCCTTCAATCGAAAGAACTTCAATCCTCCATCACGAGGGTTGGGGAATGTTTTTGGGCTATTCCAAATGCTGCTCAGACTGGTGGGGTTGATCCTAGATTTCACCCACGATGGGGTGATCACCACCGCTGCAGAATTGATGTTGCTCGATGAGGATCAGCAAAAAAAGGACAAAGCCAACGCCGAGGAGCGATTTCATAAAAAGCTTCTCTGAACATCCCATTTTCCCTAATTTTGAATTTTTTGCCCTTCCATCCAATCTTGAATCTACCTACTGCACCCCATGGAACCTTCCCAGGTTTTAAATTCCCTTCGTCCCGTTGAAGCCTATTTGATCATTTCCAAAGGGCGGGGATCAGAATCGGATCTGTACCGTATGGTCGTCCTGCAACTGTTTTTGAAAGGCGCATTGGCATTCGAAGTCACTCGTAGAAGACCCGCTTCCCAAGCTCCCCTCATGACGTATCACCTCCTCAGTCGTGGACCCAATTATGAGGGATTCCAAGCTACCCGACCAGAACGAATGTTTTTGGAGCCCTTTCGTCATGATCCGATTCTACTGGAAATGAAGCGATTTTCCAGAAAGATAAGTTCACTTAAACCGCCCTTGGAGGAGTTCATTTGGATGATGGCCGAGGCCCCAAGTTTGGCTGGTATGGCATATTCCAGTTACCTCTTTCCTTACTGGCCTACTTTTGCGGGACGGAGGCTAGGGAAGTCATTAAAGAATTACCTCCTCTATCAACAAAGGATGCTGAATTCAAATTCTATCCCTCCGCGCAAAAAGCAAGCAATACTTTCTCGACTTGGGAACCACCTGGTGTTGATGGAAGATCTAGACTTCAGGAAGTTGGCGGATATCTTCGGCGAAATGGACAGGCATTCCTCTACAACTGAAATTCCCAGATACTTAACTGAATATTTCAAACACTCATCAGGTTCCTTTCATCAATTTTTTGAATTGTTGGACCGTCTCAATTTCTTTCTAAATC is a window from the Pontibacter sp. G13 genome containing:
- a CDS encoding family 16 glycosylhydrolase; this encodes MQFKTLLLLGAVICAQQVFAQDWSGLPVPPDAGAGNTWELLEEFSDDFNYSSKTDSIFTSKWNDDYHNGWNGPGLTHFDPNQSEITGGNLVIMAARRPNTNKVNCGVITSKTQVQYPVYTEARIKVSSLVLSSNFWMLSQDDTREIDVIEVYGSDRPDQSWFASHMSTNYHIFERTSTQILNDFSNQQHHALPGNEPWRNDFHTFGVYWKSPTEITFYIDGQEKNTFTEQNMETYDGNYIDRPMFMIIDTEDHDWRSNPSNGNPLVVATDAELADTTKNKMLVDWVRTYRPVSATGLEDHLLPEIQHIVLYPNPAGNMLAISGLENQPYELIVQGIHGQEFLQSKWLPNDPRQLDISSLPSGLYLLTLKRDGLQATLRFSKMGA
- a CDS encoding acyltransferase — its product is MSLEKKSFEIPVIHDFRGIAALSVVLYHFVYTTTDYIQTEWVLDIFHFGRKGVQLFFIISGIVIPLSMIKASYQLPKIGKFLLRRFARIEPPFLVSLALGILFLFARNYFPSAVQVDLSPSLRDIFLHFGYLVPFVSDAKWVLPVYWTLSIEFQYYLFLAILFPLVMSKKPVLKWLFALIVIGIPLIFPVKVSFFPRWAPYFGLGIFYAMFLTKHFSLREFLAAGILSIVMCLTVSKIEWVDIGLATVAIAVIHFFPYLTTKGGRFFGKISYSLYLFHSLIGARFINFMSHRTTEAWEKFLVITVGVILATITAYIVWKLVERPSQLLSKKV
- a CDS encoding cation diffusion facilitator family transporter; amino-acid sequence: MKEKSALYVSVMFASLFAVMGVVFGIAIQSSMVMFDGIYSSISVVLSILSVVVLGIVVSSEEDEAFPFGKWHFEPALVVFKSLVIVGLCLYSMSQAISDLLSGGNEVDAGWAMLYAGVSTALCLAVFLYLKFQNRKLNSSLLKAETDQWLGDTLLSLGVMIGFGVSLAMRGTPWEGLIPYTDPFMVIVASLLFISFPMGSLLQGFRQLLFFRTDRQLSGKVKDQIAQIAEEMKASYKIHLVKIGRETFLEVNFKVADRSFSVREMDQLRSQIAAGIEGDLWLNMSITSEQKWM